AGTGATGTCCTGTTATACCAGTGTGCAAGCAAATCAGCGATGTGCTGTTATACCAGTGTGCAAGCCAATCAGCAATGTGCTGTTAtacccagagccggagtggttaatcgggagattcgggaggattcccgatgggctggctcatgtcagtctctagtttgggccgattgggagggaaaaatcattttgggccggatttgggcatgaaactcccgggctgaaaaagtgtcccactccggccctggttaTACTAGTGTGCAAGCCAATCAGCGATGTGCTGTTATACCAGTGTGCAAGCCAATCAGCGGTTCTCATGCAAAGCTTCCTGCACAAAATGataaaaaatgcatttaaaCTATATATGAAAGGAAGTTGTTTGTGGATCAATGATTGAGGGCGTGTGGTATGAGCTCCGATGTGACATTCAGAATGTCGCTCCTGTTCACCTCCTCACTGTGACGTGGTACAAAGGATCCACTCTGCTGACATCTGAATCATTTAATCACACCAACCCTTTAATGATCAAGTCTACCACACACAGGATCCATCCCACTTTATCTGATGATGGAGCTGATTACCGGTGTGTGGCGAAGCTCAGACAGGATCCAGCAGGATCTCAGTCTACAACTACTGTGATGTCAAATAGACTTATTCTTACAGTAGAGTGTGAGTAATCCACAGATTACATTGTCTCCTTTGCATTTGATAAAATTGTACTCTGACATCATTTCTGGTAGATCCACAAATTGgcttattcatttattattatttatttattgtttgatTTCAAAACCACAACCAAAAGGACCAAAGGACCTTCTTCCATCAATCAAAAGCAGGTTTTAAAATGGACTGATGCAGATTCATAGATTTTCCCCATTAAGCTCTGAGCAGGTCACCTGAAGGTTAATGGTGTTCATCTCTTCTGGCAGGTAACTGTCCTGTTGTTCTTCAGCCTCCTGCCGTGGTGGTGGAATACGGAGACTCCGTCTCGGTGAACTGCTCCTATTCCCAAGACCACATTGGGTTAGGCTGGGAGGCATCTCAGGGACCTGTAGACTCAACGAAAGATGTCCAGTTCATTACCTGGAGCGTGCCCAGTCTCGTGCATTGGGACATACGGCCATTGTGCTACATCAACATAAATGAACAAGGACAGCAGGACAGAATGTATCTCCCAGTTATAATATATAGTGAGTGTCTCTCTGGTCGCCTTTAATACTTGTTATTTTCCCtgaaatacaaagaaaaaaaacaaaaaaaaaacataaaaatctcACTTTTTGTAACAGAAACTCCAGACAGTGTGTCCATCAGCTTCATGAATCACACAGGCCCAGTGACGGAGGGCAGACAGTACAAACTCCAGTGTGACATTCAGAATGTTGCCCCAGTTCAGCGCCTCACTGTGAAGTGGTACAAAGGACAAACTCTACTGACAGAAACGTTCTTTAATGACTCCACCAAGACTCCAGTGGACCAGTCTGCTACACTCCAGATTTCCCCCAGCAGAGATGATGATGGAGCTGAGTACTGGTGTGAGGCAGAGCTCAGACTGGGACCAGTAGGACCTCAGCCTCCTCCTACACTGAAATCAGATCCTCTCAAGTTTACAGTGTACTGTGAGTCTTCTTCCGAATGTTCCTTCTTCTACACATATATCTTATGTATACATCACAACACTGGGTTGATCATCATATTTTGTAATGTAGGCTACAAATAGACAGtaatacataaaaaaatatttttttaattctaATTCTAAATTGTGCTTCTAACTATTTCATCTTTACTTGTATTTTTCTGTGCACACTGACTTTTAAATTATCTGTGATCCGATTCTAAGTAATTATAATAAGTTAAATCCACAACCGCAAATTGTGACATGTATAACAATAAAAATATTCTCCACAGACGCGCCAGAAATCGTGTCAGACATTGTGAACTTAGTGGACGTATCGATATTGAGGGACTTGTCACTGACCTGCAGTGCTAACGGGAATCCGGAACCTCACGTGGAGTGGAGGTTTAAAAATCAAACTATAGCCGCTGGGAGGCGACATAGTACACTAAAGATTTCTCGAGTCACGTCTGCTCATGCTGGCCTGTATACTTGCACTGCTACGAACCCAATTCAGAGCCAGACTTGGGAAGTCGTGGTGAAAGAAGGTAGGCTATTTGAATTTAGACTATAAAATATGTTTCCTTTGGTAATCTCATGTAGTCATTACAAATGACCTAAATGTTTATGAAATCAAATATTTATGAATATTCAAAAGACAGTAAGAGAATTAACCTCTGCTTCCTACACTTATTTAAATTATTTCTAATTATCTTTATTCTTTTCTATCTTTTTAGATTACAGTATCCTACAGATATGTATACCATTATTTTGATTATATGTTTTATACGTATAAGTGTATTTGTCCTGTGGCTACGGAAGAAAAAACGAACTGGACGCAGCACAAACACTAATAAATTATAAACAACAAACTGTTACATACTGAaatgcagtgttgtataaagtattagacacccatacttgagtaaaagtacaagtaccctatcaaaaaattgacttgagtagaagttgaagtgttctttaaaaactttacttaagtagaagtacagaattattcagcattttttgtacttaagtattgcaattagtttattctaaaatgtattattcaagtactgaaagtaaaaagtacaagtattgtgttttgaattaattaaagaaagccgtcaaagtttgattttcaattgtttttatatatcacttacaaatcaaagatgtcaaagaccacaaatacaagtgtaaaTGACCAGGATCATCACAGAgtttaaattaatttaatttgggctttgtgtgttgatgtatttatattctgtggatgtttgtgtgtgtgttttgtatttgtataaTTAAATTTGTCCTGCTGAGAATACCATGGATTGCACAAGGCGGAGCacctataaaggtagagaaGTCACAGGTGGgcgtaataataataataataataataatacattttatttcaagcgcctttcaggacacccaaggacactttcCAAGAAATTAGAAAACATGCAGCACATACAGTACCAAAACAACACATAcctaaacaaaaaacagacaaagAGGTTATTGGGAGTAAGCGATGTTGAACAGGTGAGTTTTAAGTTGTGTTTTGAAAAGAGGGAGTGAATCTATATTGCGGATGTCTGGCGGGAGAGCGTTCCAGAGTTTGGGAGCAGAGCGACTGAAAGCTCTGTACCCCATAGTACTTAAACGAGCAGGTGGCCAGATAgatgagtggaggaggaggatctGAGGGAGCGGGAGGAAGATGTGATAGTGAGGAGGTTTGAGAGATATGGTGGAGCCAGATTGTGGAGTACCTTGAATGTATATAAgaggattttaaaatgtattctgAATCTAACCGGTAGCCAGTGGAGTTGTTTGAGGATAGGTGAGATGTGGTGAGATGATGGCGTCCTAAAGATAATACGAGCggctgcattctgaaccagttgAAGTTTATTGAGGGACTTTTGAGGAAGGCCATAAAGGAGAGAGTTGCAATAATCAATACGGGAGGTAACGAGGCTGTGAACAAGAATAGAggcagtgtgtggggtgagggagggacgTAGACGATTGATGTTGCGGAGATGAAAGTACGCAGCCCGGGTTATATTGCTAATGTGGGAGTGAAATGAAAGAGTGCTGTCTAAGATGACACCCAGACTCTTAACCTGTGGTGAGGGGGAGACTATGGAGCTGTCAATCAGGATAGAGGAACTGTGAACTTTGGATAGTGTGCATTTTGTACCGCAGAGCAATATTTCTGTTTCATCagagtttagtttaaggaaATTAGAGGAGAACCAGGTTTTTATTTCAGGCAGACAATTggagagggatgagggaggGAATGGAGAGTTAGGATTACTGGCTAtgtagagctgggtgtcatccgcatagcagtggaaATCAATGTTAAATGTGCGAAATATATTTCCAAGGGGTAGCAGATAGATGATGAAAAGGAGGGGCCCCAGGACAGACCCCTGGGGCACACCAGAAGAAACCGGAGAGGACTGAGACCTGAAGGATTTAAGTTGTATGAACTGTGTGCGGCCAGAGAGATAAGAGTGAAACCAGTTGAGTGCGATATGGTTAATGCCTATGGAAGATAATCTATTTAAAAGGATGGTGTGGgaaatggtgtcaaaagctgcaGTCAGATCAAGGAGAATCAATATGGAGAAAGAATTAGAGTCAATATGGAGAAAGAACTAATCGCActtattagttttttatttgtaaaaaatgttttgattcatgtataattttccttccacttcacaattgtataccactttgtgttggtctttcacattaaattccagtgaaatatatttatgtttgtggttgtaatgtgacaaaatatggaaaagttcaaggggtatgaatacttttgcaacccactgtaaGTTGTCAATGCAACAGGGATGTTTTTAATGAATTCCCTCAACATCGTAATCACGTATGAAGCTGTGATCACGTAGAACAGACTCAaataatacacaaacacaggggTAAGGCATTAACACAACAATACTACACAGACAGGGCGGGGGATACtcataaatgtacacatacacaaactgaTAAGGGGGGACCTAAACTACATAACCcacataattacacacacatccatcataACACAACGTAACCACAACATCACGTAGAGTAATACCGGAGTCGCAGGGGCTCATGGGTACGTagcgccgtcccccattggactGACGCTACAATATTGtcaatttatgtttctatgAATAAATAAGAGCTGGCCGCGCTATAGTGACGGATAAAGCCCCGGTGATCACCAGTGGCAGAGTAGCCCTGGTAAATGCTAGATCGCTAGCTAACAAGACGTTTATTCTAAAGGATTTCTTCACGACGCATGAGCTGGACTTTCTTTGCATTACAGAAACCTGGATGTCCGTAGGTGAGTCCAGTGTCATGTGTGAACTGGTACcaccagagtgtgtgttttttaacTCTCCTCGTACAACTGGTCGCGGGGGTGGCATAGCAACGATTTACAAAAATAAGTTTAATTGTAAACAGCTTACCCCAGTGCCGCTTTATTCCAGCTTTGAACTGAACATGTTTGAGCTTGGCACCACTTGTCAAATGCTATGCACTGTTATCTACAGACCGCCGAAATATAACAAAGACTTTATTGGACAACTGAGCGACTTTTTGACGGAGATACTGCCGAAGTATGATTACCTTTTAATtcttggtgattttaatatccatgtttGCTGCCCGGATAAGCCTATGTCTAAAGACTTCTTAACCCTCATTGACTCTTTTAACCTTGTGCAGTGTGTAACTGGTCCCACTCAGGAACGGGGGCACACACTTGACTTGGTTTTAACACATGGGTTTTCTGTTTCCAATCTAGAGATTTGTACTGCTACGTTTTCAGACCACATGCCTGTTATTTTTGACGTTTTATTGCCTTGTCATATGGATAAACAGTGTGTTACTGTGCAACAATGTCGCGTTATAAATTCGTCCACTGTTGCAAATTTCTCCGGTCTTCTCTACCTTTACATCAGATGCTCCTTGTGGTGCTACTGATGTAGAGGCTCTGATGACTAGCTTTAATTTTAAGTGTCAGTCTATATTGGATACCGTGGCTCCTGTTAAAATAAGACACTCCAAACCAAGTACTGAACCATGGCTGAATGATGACACTCGTGCTGCTAGACGGGAGTGTAGAAAAGCTGAGCGAAAGTGGAAAAATGACAAACTTGTAGTTTCCCTTCAGATATTAAAAGGCAAATGGCGTCTTTATCAGAAGACAGTGAAAGCTGCAAAATCTAAGTATTTCTCTGATATTATTCtggcaaataaaaacaaacctcGTGTATTGTTTGAAACACTGAATAAGGTTCTTAATGCTCCATATGCAGCCTGTCCGGAAGCTTCTGTTGAATTGTGTGAGAGGTTCCTGCATGTCTTTGTTGGTAAGATCGAGAGCATTAGGGCCCTTATTGGTCCACCTTTGTCTGACCTACCTGTAGCTGCCACATTCTCTGCTGTTCTTGATAACTTTGAGCCTGTCAGTTTAAAGTTATTGGAACAAATTATTGGTCACATGAAGCCCTCTGGCTCACCTAATGACCCACCTCGTTTGTTTAAAGAACTTTTTCCAATTTTAGCCCCTGATGTCCTTAATATTATAAACAGCAGCTTGGCAAATGGTGTTGTACCTGATAGTTTTAAACATGCTGTGGTACAACCACTTATCAAGAAGTCTGGACTGGAcacctctgtcctctctaattTCAGGCCTATTTCTAAACTTCTGTTCATTTCTAAGATTTTAGAAAAGGTTGTTCATCAGCAGCTAACCGTGTTCTTAGATGAGCACAAAATTCTTGAACAATTCCAGTCTGGTTTTAAATCTCTGCATAGCACGGAAACTGCACTACTGAGAGTTTTTAATGATGTCCTTTTAGCCATTGATAAGGGTCAAGGGGTCATAGTTATTTTGCTGGATTTAACCGCAGCTTTCGATACAGTGGACCATAAAATTCTATTATCTCGTCTTTATAACTGTGTGGGTATCCAGGGCCTTGCCCTAGAGTGGTTTAAGTCCTACCTGACACGTAGAAGCTTTTGTGTTCGTCTGGGGGCCACTGAGTCTTCCATAGCCCCTCTCACATGTGGAGTGGCCCAGGGTTCTATTCTTGGGCCTCTTCTTTTCTCATTGTATCTGCTCCCTCTTGGCTCCATATTAAGAAGGCATGGTGTCTCTTTTCATTTTTATGCAGATGATTCACAAATTTATATGCCACTAAAGCGACAGGATACCCACTCTTTGGAAGGACTTTTACAATGTGTTGAGGAAATTAGGGCGTGGATGACTaataattttttacattttaatgaaaAGAAGACTGAGGTAATAGTGTTTGGCCCAAATGACACTGGAGTTAATGACTGTGATCTAGGTGCCttgacacaatatgttaaaccTACTGTGACAAACCTTGGTGTGAAGTTCGACAGTAATCTGAGGTTTGACTCGCAGATTAGTACTGTTGTTAAAGCAAGCTTTTTTCAAATTAGACAGTTGGCCAAAATTAAATCAGTCCTCCCTCGTCACCATTTTGAGATTTtaattcatgcttttattactaatcgcttggactactgtaatgcgcTTTACTTTGGTCTTGACCAGAAGTCCATTGCCAGACTCCAGCTTGTGCAAAATGCTGCTGCACGGCtgttaacaaatacaaaaaaacgAGAGCACATCACCCCAATTTTAAAATCATTGCATTGGCTTCCGGTCCTTTTTCGAATTcagtttaaaattcttttatttgtttttaaatctctTCATGGTCTCGCCCCCCAGTATCTGTCCGACCTATTACAACACTATAGCCCAGCATGCTCGCTTAGGTCAACAGATCAGTGCCTCCTTACTGTTCCGAGGACACTGAGAAAGTGCAGAGGTGATCGCTCCTTTTCAGCTGCGGGTCCAAAATTGTGGAATGACCTTCCTTTGCACATTAGGCAGATTGAGTCACTCGCCGTTTTTAAATCTCATTTAAAAACACATCTTTTTTCATTGGCTtttgatttaatttgattttcTTAGTGCTTTATTTGTTTCTATAGCTTtgggttgtgttgtgtgttttcttcctaaatttggtgtttttatttaaacacaaaatttaaattttatatTTGTGCTGTTTTATGTTTCTTATTCTTTCAGTatgtgtacagcactttggtatacatttgttgttttaaagtgctatataaataaaatggattgGATTGGATtggactttaattatccatcacagcaaatgcCACGGCATTATCTACGTCCAAAGACACaatggctcaagggtgttaattataaaaataaaaaaaaacacactggctataccgaagttcacctctgaccacatgactttgcagtattacagcagtattatgtctaaattaggggtgggacgcgattaaaaaaattaatcgaattaatcggaagctttgtaattaattaatcgaaattaatcgcattttaatcgcatttcagtatttaacatgataaatattaatttaagtttgaatgatgaatgaatcaatgaacataatcaaacttcaacatcttgtttatttttccaccagtctactacacagaccaatatatgagtgcagaaaacagttcagaacattggaaattctgaccaaaaatgttgtttaattttgggagttttgctcaggatattggaagaattgaagtaaatcagaagatgttttttaataccattttagatggtatacttttcctaaatttcccaggcctctgccacaggcatctccatagtgcctagaagtggtcttctgcatgctcaaagcaaatgactggatcttcatcatctatagattcatcatctataatatgagctgtcacaccaagataattcttgttgctaacagaggtccagtgatccccagtcagagccacatttgtggcgctcttcacaataacctgttttacttccctttcacaataacctgttttttcccctcgttcttacgtacgaggttaagaagtacttggtgctaagaacgttttggggaaactcacccctggacggtagttcgtaacttgcatcagttgacgcaatgtgcagcgcttcttgtaagcctttatcttcgaccacagagagcgaacaacacaaataatgtgacgcgtcatgtataaacgcgtgcggagtcgcgcgctacggtcactcgcgaaagtttaatccagtcttaatggtccaatgaaggtactttaaaaaccaggacatttcctcactttaaaaaaaacccgggacgaccgggacaggatgtgaaatgcggacctttaggtcaccctatcgtactaggaatacatttagcagctaagttaccattactgacctgcgcgttaagctgggcgtacactgtgcgatttttggcccatttt
This Brachyhypopomus gauderio isolate BG-103 chromosome 6, BGAUD_0.2, whole genome shotgun sequence DNA region includes the following protein-coding sequences:
- the LOC143517445 gene encoding vascular cell adhesion protein 1-like, coding for MSNRLILTVECNCPVVLQPPAVVVEYGDSVSVNCSYSQDHIGLGWEASQGPVDSTKDVQFITWSVPSLVHWDIRPLCYININEQGQQDRMYLPVIIYKTPDSVSISFMNHTGPVTEGRQYKLQCDIQNVAPVQRLTVKWYKGQTLLTETFFNDSTKTPVDQSATLQISPSRDDDGAEYWCEAELRLGPVGPQPPPTLKSDPLKFTVYYAPEIVSDIVNLVDVSILRDLSLTCSANGNPEPHVEWRFKNQTIAAGRRHSTLKISRVTSAHAGLYTCTATNPIQSQTWEVVVKEDYSILQICIPLF